Part of the Coccinella septempunctata chromosome 3, icCocSept1.1, whole genome shotgun sequence genome is shown below.
TGAACTTTTTGTTCTCATCAGAGTAACACAACACTTATGTTGATGAGATAAGTTATGGAGTTTACGAAACAATATCAAATGCTAACAAACATAGAGAATATTGGATTGATGtggatacttgatgaaaatccataggAAAGTATTATTTAATCAAGCGCCATCTAGGAAAAGAAGGGACGACTAAATTGCCTCTCCATAACCCCTTAGCTATGGCTCAGGTTGGGTTGACGTTGTGGATAATGCAGGCTCTTAACATTCCAGACATACGAAAAGCATAGCAAAAGGTATAGCAGGCTGTCTCTATATATAGGGTTTTCATAAATTATCGTAACAAAGTAACTCAACTGCAAGTAATGCCAACTGCGAAGTTACAATCAATTATAAACATCCTGTAAATATTTGATACGCTGAAATAACGAAATACAGTATGTTTTCGAAGGTTAGGTAgtctttttttgacagaaatgagataaaatattcaagatggcggagTTATCAGCACCTCAGGTGCAATTTCATACaagttcaattcattatttcagTACTCCAGATTGAATCGAAAAGTACCTCAACACTACTTGTCAGTAGTAGCTAACTTTgtaaattttttgagaaaagaACAATCACAAAATAATTGGGAGACTAATgctgagtttatgcagagttacctTAGAAGGGGATcaatctaattggcagatggGGTGCACCTGTTTACTATCCGTACAGATTGATCCCTTTATCTGAGATATTCGTTCTTAATAACTCTGCATAACCTCGCCATTAAAGGAGGCGAAGTCCCCGTTTGTCCTAATATTTTCTCATCCAAGGCATTATTTGCATTGTTTTGCCATGGCGAGGCACTCTTTGATAAGATGAACAGGAATACATTGATCCTGAATGATATTATAATAGCTATTTTATCTGTATGTCAGCTCAGCTTTTTCGTAGTTTCAAAACCCTTTCGATCTATTGCAGAATCCGATCAAATGTTGTAGCTCTTGTTGGAGAAGGAAGAAAACAAGGTTAAAgcaatatatttcatatacaaTATCAAATCCTTTTAAAAACTTTTTGTAAGTGATCTTAATTCCTACCATACTGTACACATCTATTCACACGTTTTCTTAACTATAAAGTAAATCACATATATCAAAGGTGTATTCAATAAGACGATCTAAATCCCCATATTAAAGTTCATTCAGCAACTTTTCGAAAGAGCCTCTACATACCTTGATGTATCAAAGTGTGAGAAACCCATGGCCAGATGTTAAACGCCTACGAGACGTCTTTCACCTTTTTTCTCTCGAAACAATTCGATattacaatttgaaaacttttatcTTTCTCGAACTGAGAACATCACTAAGTCTACAGCCTCTCAGTCGACTTTTTCCTCCTTCGCACTGTGGATTGAACAGATTCTCCTGGAAATGCCATAGAAGGCTGGCTTGAGAAAGCTGTAGTACAACAAGAAGGTTAAAAGGAGAGATAGTAAGGCCACATCCCACATGTAGTACTCTGAGGCGCTGAGGAACCTCGAAGGCGACTGGAGGTAGCTCGCTCCTCTGTTCCGGAGAACATACTCAGTCCAAAAAACTGCCCTCTCTAGAGGCGTCTCCTTTTGGTCTCTGAATACTTTCTGTCTTCTGAGCACCTCGATGCGGTACTTGGGGTCGTGTATTATCCGTTTTATAGCCCACAGAAGGGATTCTACGTTGATTGTCGCCAAATCCAGCTTGATGGCATAACCGTCTGCTTCAGACTTTGCGGAATTGGCATCATGGTCGCAAAAAACTGGGAGGGTGACTATGGGGACGCCGTGGTAGACTGTCTCGAACATGCTCAGGAGGCCTCCATGCGTGACGAAGGCTTTGATTTTTGGATGGCCTAAAGGAAGATATCTGATTAGTGTACAGAAAATACGAAGGCTGTTTATAGATATTCTATAGAAATTAATTCGTTTTTAGTTGTCATCTGTCAAAAGATGACAGAATTTAAATTGACAACTGCTGATTCTAAAACCGGCTATGACCGGTTCTTACCGAGTAAATCCTGTTGGGGTAACCATCTTCCAAGTTTCACGTTGTCAGGCAGATCTTCCATATCTTCTCCCTCCCATTTCCACAGCACCCTTTGGGGCAGTTGTCTGAAAACGCGTATGAGCATCCTTCTGAAATATTCTGGCATGTTGAAGGCCTTCACCGATGATCCCATGCTGAAGTATATGAAACCAGCGTCACCGCTGCCATTCACGAAATCCTCCAGTTCCTTTAAACATCGATCAAAATTGAAATGGTAGCCTGTTTGTGCACCTTTTTTTAATTAAGTAAACGCACTTTATACAGTGGCGGACTAACGTACCTAACTAAGGGCCCTTTGAAGGTTGGTAAAGCATATTTTGGATATTAGGATACTCTGAAATATACTCACCGGTGGGAGTGGTTTTGGGTCTTTACAGTGTATACAAGCAATTTCAGCTACGTTAGGTAGATAAGCCTTGGAGTATGTTACAGCTGGATGAGAATTCTGGAGTATAAAACTCACATTACTTGACATTTTGTATATCGGCGGCATGTCATATCCGAATTTTTTGGACAATATTCCCTGAAAAAATTAAACACGGGATAATTAAATTACAAGTATCTAAATAATcacctttatacagggtgagtacaTATATTACAACAGTAGAttttcgaggtcaaaagaaacacttttgttCTTTACCATTTTCCCAATTCGAATAAGATAAAAATATACACATTtctatagtcattttaagttttcataatgagctatgccacccctggaaaaacatcCCTACAGAATAAAACGCTAAATGTATGACTATTCTATACAAATCAGTGGATCTTTTAATGAAAGCTGCATTCAGCAAAAGTGcccaatttttcttatttcgccGATGttgtaaattatttatttttgaatatcaaataaaaaatggtaagtgaaaaaagcgtttcttttgacacGCTGTACAACAAAAAGAGCTTGAAAAAAGAATACTTATGTAAAGTTAAGGATGGTGGTCAACACCACTGGATACTAATGCAACATCGACCAAGAAACGTCGAAGTTATtgctataattttgaggaaaaagTTGATTTTATAAAATGGCTGTAGGTATTGCATCCGGAAAGTGGCAAAGACTCCCGTAGGTCTTGACCTAACAATCTAGGCAGCACGAAAATGAAGCTTTGAAGGCCCTCAACTATTCCCACATTATTAGCCGACAAACAGAAAGACTTAACTACATCCACATATTGTACAAGTGTAGAACAAGAAGTAATTGATACAAAAATGCCTCGCTCCTTTGGCATACAGGCCATATAGTGTGGAAGTTATAACGATGGGCAATTTTCTAGTCGTCCCACTACATTTGCTGCTAAGTTTAGTTCAAGCCGTCATATCTTTTTTTTATCATCAGTATCACATCGAAAAAACATCAAAATCTCAAGTTCATACGCTCTACTAATCAATTAAATCTACGATGGCTACTTTCACCATCCCAAACTCTCACCTGTATCATCAACTTGGTCATTACAGCGTGGAGCATATTACCGGCCAAGTACCACACGGCGTTGGTGATTCTTTGGTGTAGCTTCATGTTGTCAGTGAACGAAGTAGCCAAGAATGGCGTGATGGAGTAAGGGTTAGGGTTACCTGCCAGGGATAGGCTGCCGGTGTACATTGCCACAGTGTTGATGTACATGAAAGGCGCATTGTAGTGTTTGACGAATCCTAAACCGCACTCTGGGAAGGCGCCGTCTAGGATGATCAGGTCGAAGGACTTGTGGATGTGGAGCATATCGTTTGTTTCGTGGTCTTGTAGAGTCTCCTCGCACGACTGGGAAAAAAGGGTTTCATCAGAAAGATTTGTTACGATAGAATCAGAAGGAGTTTTcattgataattatttttatcagaattatgcatacatatgttatccactttcaacggttttgttcaatacagatgtttttcccagcaggaataaaaaaagaatgatattatcagattttgaatgtattggctccattctgaaatcagttgttctcgatcaattctagtgatcaatagtttttctttcgtttgattttctgcaCTCGATtactatgcaacgcgaaacacgagGAAACAAGAGGAATgtacccaagcggtagttttgcgagaagaagggtagacatacacaagaattgcagaaaggtttggagttacAAGTTGTCCGAAATGTagcggtttgcaaccgctcgcctccttcaaattcagcttgagcaaactcatgagttgcaaattagcactcagacaataagaaatcgcctcagagaatatgatttaaggcctcgtgtcgcggcaagaggccctgctcttaccccagcccatcgaagggcgcgttaggattttgcgagagagcatatccattgggaagaggccgattgggaaagagttctcttcacagatgagtctagattctgcctctaccattgtgatcgacgttcccttgtatacagacgtccacatgaaagatatgctcagtgcaatttcctgaatactactggtttcgggggaggatcgattatggtatggggtggaatatctttgactgctcgcacagacctagtggtcgttgataatggagctatgaatgctgataagtatataaggaacattcttgaagagcatgtagtgccatttgccccatacattggtgaaaatttcatttttatggacgataatgccaaaccccatcgtgcgcgcatcgttcaggagtaccttgaagaggttgaagtctctcgaatggaatggccagcaagaagtccagatctcaatccgattgagcaggtttgggacaacctcaatagaaggctgagaagttcagaaaatcatccagctactcttaatgacttaggaatccaactcggagaaatctgggaaggattagatcagaacattttaagatcactcattttgagtatgaaccgtcgtttcgtaattaacgcaaggggtggaaatatcaagtattaaatcacttatcagcattttagtattttgaaaattgttcatttctcttctttcacataagattcggtgaaatcctgaatttttcttccatttaatatgtcttgtttcgttcaaaaccttcccgagagaacataaaaaataagctataaagtcaatgtagagttaacttacattaaaattgagattttcagaatgtgcgttaatttttttgcgcagtgaaTAAGACCTAAGAATACAATCACTCTTGTGGGCAGATGTCGATCTTGTTTAGGCTGCATAAACCTACCATGGAAACTAATGGTGGGTTCATGTCAAACGCAGGTCACGTGATCGAGATCTACCATTTAGGTTGCTTCTAAGTTATGAAGTTCTTAAGAATGGACTAAATTTGGCACTTGTAACTTCATAGTAGCTTAGTGCACCTTaggaagcatatgatgagaaactgacgagtgtagattctatgGGGAAGGAAAGAAAACTCCTCTGTTCACCTGGAtacagaatgcctcgccattgcaagcCCGAGCAAGGAATGTTTAAGACGAGAAAATTATAGGGGAATGCAGCACTTTCatatactggagttcattattGAAACTCTGGAGCTGCAGTGCTGATTTTGTGTTATTGGTTATTATTGTTATTGCTTACTTTGTAACCATATCTTATCATGTCCAGAGGATGCACTGGCAGTTCGTTCCTCATCCTGGCTCCAACGAGATCCCAGTTTGTGAAATTCCTAACGAAAAAGACTAGATTTGTGGGAGTTATCTCTTCTAATCCTGGCATAACGAAATCGGCTGGGAAGGCGTTCAGAAAGGTTATGTTGTGGCCTCTGTTCACAAGCCCTCCCGCCAATTCCCAGAATGGAATTTTGTGCGATTTCGTCCCTCCTAAGGTTATCATCAGGATGTCCGAGCATGCACATAGTTTCATCAGGGCCAATGACAAGAATAGTATTCGTGATGCGAGTGTCatctttctggaaaaaaaattgaattggtGAATGGAAGCATCGAAAATTCTTCTTCtgcttctatacagggtgtgtatGAATGGTTTTGAAATAATTCGAGGGTTGATTTTGAAAAATAGTGTTCAGCTCCCTGAAGatagcacctgaaaagcaatttttgatcgttttcttagaaaccagaaaactgagagTATCGAAATTGAATGAAGATTTTGGTAGGGCTTCCTATTAATGCAAAAGGTAAAAAGAGCCACACCTAAAATTTGTATGCCATTAAAAAACTTTgtttgatagcttgattcattttcaaCAAATAAAATCTCACGTAATTTCTTGTTTTATGTAAAGAGTTTTGAGAGAAAAAAAAGTCAACAGGGACGTCCTAGAGTCTTATATAGGTaggaattatcttcgaacttaAATTTACCTAGTAGGTGGATATCATGCTGAAATGAGGGAACactatcaaaaaaatttttattctcttCTCACTCCTATAAAATgtctggtttctgagaaaaaatagaaaattataGTTTTGACTGAGCGTTCAGATTAGATTTCGTGGGTAATTTTTTTCGTATTAGGGATCAATTCCAAAGTATTGAATTAATCCTCTATTGCTCCTAGCTTTATATAGCTATACCCTCCAAAGTTCTTGAGGAACTTGAAATATTTGCAATTACTGGTTCACTTAAAATGATGAATACTGTGGTATAGTCATCTTGAACCTTCGGACACTTTATACGGTACAATATAACTGGATTATTCCTCCTATTTCACTTTTCAGAGTCGAAAATTGAGGAATAAAGCAATAAAAACGCCAAATTATTCTAGTCGATTATTTTTTGCGAAATTGGTAAAAGGTAGTGCCTTCAAGTTGCCAATGAGATTATTTTTAATACAggaaattggaaatttttacATTTCACGTATTAAGAAATCATAATCCCGAAACTATGGACCTCATAAAACTTTTACTACATTATTATAGCTGAATAATTCGAGTAATGAAAATTCCAATTCTGTTCCCCATAATTTATAGACCTCAGTTTGATTCAAACAACGGAAAAATTGTCTGGTAGGTTCAACTGCCATATTCCAATGGTCAGTTGACTAGTATAAACATGACATTTTTGGTTTGGTAAAGAACGaaaaaattgtacgttgaattatgttaaattttcagaatattaaTTTCAAGCATTGaaaatctgagaaatttataATTATGTGcgaatttttgaataatgaacCTAAACCTGTAGCTACGTGGTTCTCATAGTATACAGGGTATcctaaattgcttgattttggctgtttctatggtagcacattttcgaaatcaaaattcggttgtatcttcaagacaaataaagatatcgtgaaacggtttccactgatggacttttcacgaaaatcgagcccggGACTGTCTCAACGTTTTCACCTAGCTAGTCTGttggaagtaccagaaacagtcaaaatcaagcaatttgggacgCCCTGTACAGGTTCAAACTTTATTACTGGAGGAACATTTTTTGACAAGCTCCTCAGAGTGTGAAATCTTCGACGTTTTCAGAAGGAATTTTCTGTATTTGTCGGTATATTAGAACTAAACGACATGAAATGAAAGTTCCATTCTAGACTCAGTCAGCTATAGGCTATAGACCTTATTACGAAGATACGAATCGAATCGGTTAATCACAAAATTACCGTGGAAATTATTTAGTGATAGAAGTTGAATCTTGCAGAGTGGAACTTTGTAAAAGTTCTCCTTTCGGCAAAAGAATCAGGAACATCACGCATAGCGGAATTCAGGGTATATGGCTTGTCCGAGCGTGACAAAAATTATACGTAATGGTTTTCACCCATTAGGAAGAAAGTTTTCTGGTGACAGAATAAGGAGCGTGAAGCagtaaaaatgattttattctaatgaaagtttCTGGAGCTCGTGAATGATTGGTCCAAATTCGTTAGgatttttttccagaaattgCAATTATCAAAGGTCAAGGTCCCAAACCTTCTTGAAGTGGGGAAAAATGCAAATTGAAGCTTGTCTGTGCGAGGTCTTGACGTAGGCCACTTTTTTCCATAAATTCAATTGTTATGATGGTTGGACCATATCTTGAAAATCGTTTCGCTATACAGGGGGTCCGAAAGAATTGTCAATGagtccattttttcaaatgacatGCCCTGACCTTTTGTATGTTGAATACCCTTTTGGTTGGTCATTTTACGAATATCTCTATAATAGTCGATTGTTTACCAATTTAAAACATTGCTGACAAGCAGTGGCTGGCTTACATGTTGGAAATAGTAATagggaaatgaaaatcaagaaaatttcaataataacatTCGAAATTTCAACTAAAGCTTGTTCTGACAGTTCTTCGAACTTTAATTTTATGAGTCTGTTGTCTTAAGAATAAAATGAATGTAAACATAAGTTCTCAGacacaggcccggatctacgattttttctgaccggggcaaatattcatgaaggcgcccccccccccttctaaggttcgtaggaaaaaaaatctaattgcatattcgtcatcactttcaacccgagttatttttttcactagttcgaggtcgtatagattacgaatatgcaattagatttttcctaagatgagtactttgggaaaaaaatcactcatatttttttcccattgttccatcaaaagatattttttctcattgttccattaaaagttattcttttcccaaaatactcccaaaaattgcatatataaaaaaaaattaaaaagtttgtatttacaagaatgtcgtttgcaacccgccatcgtctatcgtttttacccgcgcttcatgaacgaaattattccgaacaaaaatttatttttgtaactacatatatcgacccggatcattttacatattaattcaaggtagatcacgaatatgcaattagatttttggagtatcagtattttgaggaataaatcacttttagtgcaaaatttcggaaatattggtcaactttgaggagctgtagcagctagaaaaaaggcactagtcatatgctgcttttttggtgatgaattggttctttgcaaatataaaaatccacacttcattcatctatctcgaacggttcagattttatgaatttttccgcgaaggtccaaaatttccgattttccatcgaccataacttgaaaagtaatttttttttaaatatctgtttgcatattcgtgttctacgccctcgaattagtgtacagaatgaattcggttttgatcggagaccaaaaatattcttcagaaaaccgcccaatttgtatatatttcattttgtgaaaacatttaaaaaaaactcaatttcgtgaaacttttgtataaaacattttttgtacctctcttagtaacaaagttaaagagGGGCTCaaattatgttgaaaaactcggtacatctatggaaaatttgaaaaaatgtcgatcttaccgatttccaccaaaattggtgtttttactaaggcatagattacgaatatgcaaacagaattatgctgaaaggattagtttttatgttatggtctatcgaaaatcggcaattttgggccttagttccagatgagaaggcgatgagtcggcaattccccaggcaaaaaaattactgcttgcgacgcagtgtaaacatatcagatctttcaacctatttcacccaagtgtggcggtcattcgtagatgactgaataatatgcagttaattgatccctcattgattttaaatattttaggcatagtgatggtttatcatgtttccattctacagtttccattttagcactaggaaattaattttttccgagaaaatcaaaagtaaaaaaatttcaacctctggttgattttggcgcccccttaggctggcgcccggggcaagcgccccgcttgcccccccctagatccgggcctgctcAGACATATTTACGACCTGTAAAATAtccataaatgaaaatttctacCAATTGAGCAACATTGAGAAACCCATCAATAGATTTCTCGCATTTGAATCCCAGAACTCTGAGAAAAGTGAGAAAATTACTTTGTCAATGACATTTTTTGAGCAGAACatttgaaaattgtgaaaatttaatCACTTCCAACAAGTTTACGGTTTATTCACTGGGACACCATCATTCCGAATTGTCTCCTAAGTAATAACTCGAATGAAGAGAAATCTCGTTGTGGATAACCCACATTGAATAACCACGAGTTAAATCATTGCTAATTCTTTCGCTATTTTATGAGACAGAATAATAGTTGTTAACTAGCCGGCATGATTTAGGGAATAGAATGATAAAAAATGAGAACCTGGAATCGCTTATGTCTATCTGTTCTTACGCAAAGAACCACGTGAGGAGAAAACAATACATTGTTATTTAAAAGCCATTAAAATATTACTTATTTACGATTCTTGTTTGTTCATAGTTTATATGGTAAAATAATCATGACATTAATAATACTATGAACTGAAGATCATCGAAATATGCTGTCATAAAATGGCGTAAGTTTGAAGAAGAAGCATACAGTTGTATTTTTAATAAGAGTTCATGCAGAACAATGTGTCTTTCATCAATTTGTATACACAAGGATATGATTAAGTTTCAATATACTCAAGTCATTATTATAATTCATTAACAGTTTCCTATTTGAGTGTTGGATAATTGCTGTTCATGGGAGGTAAAGAATGACTCTGACATTCAATATCTCGCACTTATAAACGGTATAAACAGATTATCAACTATAGACAAATATCATTGCTGTCGCGAAAATCATTAAATATACTCTATTTGGATAGCTTTGGATGTGAGAGAATACGTCCTGAATTTTTGACATTCTCATTAATTTTCCAAAGAATTTTTACGCGTTGTTATTCATTCTAATATCGAATAGCCTCACGTTTTCACATGTTATCTTTATTACAGTGCGAAATGACGCACAATCAATAGAGAAAAACATACATAGTGATATTTGCAAATATGAGGTGTGAACTTAAAGAAGTTGGAAGTATCATTCTCAAGCATTTTCTGATGGGGCGCAATCTACTAGTGTTTTTTTAACAAAAATACTTCGAAATGAGATAGGAAGATAAGGAATCCCCTTCTTAGTTTAAAAACAGTAAACACACTGTACAGACAGTTGCAAAATGGAGTATGCGCCTTACATATTTGACTTCCGTGAATGAGGTTCTTTTAAAAATGTGATGATAAATGATTGGATAGAGATAGTTATGATAAATTTAATTCCAAATGCTGGCGTCCCGACAATCAGACAGTGGCGCAGCCAAGGTTTTGGTTTGGGgatgttgaaaatccataaatttATCACAAGA
Proteins encoded:
- the LOC123309964 gene encoding UDP-glucosyltransferase 2 isoform X1: MIENNPNYFSHSFLSFFRPCATSQNGPRLAISTIPLEIIEYRKMTLASRILFLSLALMKLCACSDILMITLGGTKSHKIPFWELAGGLVNRGHNITFLNAFPADFVMPGLEEITPTNLVFFVRNFTNWDLVGARMRNELPVHPLDMIRYGYKSCEETLQDHETNDMLHIHKSFDLIILDGAFPECGLGFVKHYNAPFMYINTVAMYTGSLSLAGNPNPYSITPFLATSFTDNMKLHQRITNAVWYLAGNMLHAVMTKLMIQGILSKKFGYDMPPIYKMSSNVSFILQNSHPAVTYSKAYLPNVAEIACIHCKDPKPLPPELEDFVNGSGDAGFIYFSMGSSVKAFNMPEYFRRMLIRVFRQLPQRVLWKWEGEDMEDLPDNVKLGRWLPQQDLLGHPKIKAFVTHGGLLSMFETVYHGVPIVTLPVFCDHDANSAKSEADGYAIKLDLATINVESLLWAIKRIIHDPKYRIEVLRRQKVFRDQKETPLERAVFWTEYVLRNRGASYLQSPSRFLSASEYYMWDVALLSLLLTFLLYYSFLKPAFYGISRRICSIHSAKEEKVD
- the LOC123309964 gene encoding UDP-glucosyltransferase 2 isoform X2; protein product: MTLASRILFLSLALMKLCACSDILMITLGGTKSHKIPFWELAGGLVNRGHNITFLNAFPADFVMPGLEEITPTNLVFFVRNFTNWDLVGARMRNELPVHPLDMIRYGYKSCEETLQDHETNDMLHIHKSFDLIILDGAFPECGLGFVKHYNAPFMYINTVAMYTGSLSLAGNPNPYSITPFLATSFTDNMKLHQRITNAVWYLAGNMLHAVMTKLMIQGILSKKFGYDMPPIYKMSSNVSFILQNSHPAVTYSKAYLPNVAEIACIHCKDPKPLPPELEDFVNGSGDAGFIYFSMGSSVKAFNMPEYFRRMLIRVFRQLPQRVLWKWEGEDMEDLPDNVKLGRWLPQQDLLGHPKIKAFVTHGGLLSMFETVYHGVPIVTLPVFCDHDANSAKSEADGYAIKLDLATINVESLLWAIKRIIHDPKYRIEVLRRQKVFRDQKETPLERAVFWTEYVLRNRGASYLQSPSRFLSASEYYMWDVALLSLLLTFLLYYSFLKPAFYGISRRICSIHSAKEEKVD